A section of the Burkholderia mallei ATCC 23344 genome encodes:
- a CDS encoding SDR family NAD(P)-dependent oxidoreductase, whose protein sequence is MFSERCLAGGTYLVTGASSGIGRAAAIAIAQLGGRLVLGGRDPARLADTLAALPGDGHASHAAALDDADAAADWVGALAETHGPLAGVFHAAGVELIRPARMTAQAQLEQVFGASLYAAFGIARAAAKKNVIADGGSVVYMSSVAGSTGQVGMTAYSAAKAGIEGLVRSLACELAPRRIRANAIAAGAVKTEMHARLTRGTPEDALAAYEASHLLGFGEPGDVAAAAIFLLSGASRWITGTSLVVDGGYKVR, encoded by the coding sequence ATGTTCTCCGAACGCTGCCTCGCAGGCGGCACCTACCTCGTCACGGGCGCGTCGTCCGGCATCGGCCGCGCGGCGGCGATCGCGATCGCGCAACTCGGCGGGCGGCTCGTCCTCGGCGGGCGCGACCCGGCGCGCCTCGCCGACACGCTCGCCGCGCTGCCCGGCGACGGCCATGCATCGCACGCGGCCGCGCTCGACGACGCGGACGCGGCCGCCGACTGGGTCGGCGCGCTCGCCGAGACCCACGGCCCGCTCGCGGGCGTGTTCCATGCGGCGGGCGTCGAGCTGATCCGCCCGGCGCGCATGACGGCGCAGGCGCAACTCGAGCAGGTATTCGGCGCGAGTCTGTACGCCGCGTTCGGCATCGCGCGCGCCGCCGCGAAGAAGAACGTCATCGCGGACGGCGGCTCGGTCGTCTACATGTCCTCCGTCGCCGGCTCGACCGGGCAGGTCGGCATGACCGCCTATTCGGCGGCGAAGGCGGGCATCGAAGGGCTCGTGCGTTCGCTCGCATGCGAACTCGCGCCGCGCCGGATTCGTGCCAATGCGATCGCCGCGGGCGCGGTCAAGACGGAAATGCATGCGCGCCTGACGCGCGGCACGCCCGAGGACGCGCTCGCCGCGTACGAGGCGAGCCATCTGCTCGGCTTCGGCGAGCCCGGCGACGTCGCGGCCGCGGCGATCTTTCTGTTGAGCGGCGCGAGCCGCTGGATTACCGGCACGTCGCTCGTCGTCGACGGCGGCTACAAGGTGCGCTGA
- a CDS encoding acetyltransferase has product MTPRLIVAGCGAFARELINWADDAAHAGIGQRITGFLDANPAALAGFPYRAEWLGDIDAYTPEDGDELIVAIGDPNAKRDVVERLRARGARFGSLRHPSAVVARSASLGAGVVLCPHAVVSADAQIGDFVAVNVLSSIGHDVKVGAYSTLSSHVDLMGHVETGERVFFGSGAKILPKVRIGAGAKIGAGATVMRSAPENAVLYTMPAKKL; this is encoded by the coding sequence ATGACTCCACGGCTGATCGTCGCCGGCTGCGGCGCATTCGCGCGCGAGCTGATCAATTGGGCCGACGATGCGGCGCACGCCGGCATCGGCCAGCGGATCACCGGCTTTCTCGACGCGAATCCCGCCGCACTCGCCGGCTTCCCGTATCGCGCCGAATGGCTCGGCGACATCGATGCCTACACGCCCGAGGACGGCGACGAGCTGATCGTCGCGATCGGCGATCCCAATGCGAAGCGGGACGTCGTCGAGCGTCTGCGCGCGCGCGGCGCGCGCTTCGGCAGCCTGCGGCATCCGAGCGCCGTCGTCGCGCGAAGCGCGTCGCTCGGCGCGGGCGTCGTACTCTGCCCGCACGCGGTCGTCTCGGCGGACGCGCAAATCGGCGATTTCGTCGCGGTCAACGTGCTGTCGAGCATCGGCCATGACGTGAAGGTCGGCGCGTATTCGACGCTGAGTTCACACGTCGATCTGATGGGCCACGTCGAGACCGGCGAGCGCGTGTTCTTCGGCTCCGGCGCGAAGATTCTGCCGAAAGTGAGGATCGGCGCCGGCGCGAAGATCGGTGCCGGCGCGACCGTCATGCGCTCGGCGCCCGAAAA
- the vioA gene encoding dTDP-4-amino-4,6-dideoxy-D-glucose aminotransferase VioA → MSALPLRAVEPWIDERIFVTQPHLAPLAEFLPYLEAIWESKVLTNGGPFHQQLEKALCDYLGVRHLALFTNGTLALVTALQALRITGEVITTPYSFVATAHSLLWNGIKPVFVDIDPSTLNLDPAKIEAAITPQTTAIMPVHCYGRPCDVAAIQKIADNYNLKVIYDAAHAFGVKTPDGSVLEHGDMSILSFHATKVFNTFEGGAIVCPDAKTKQHIDHLKNFGFVDEVTVVAAGINGKMSEINAAFGLLQLKHIDDALARRAKIDAAYRDALARVPGIRCLPPVDAPVANHSYFPILVGDDYPMSRDALYQRLRDHQIYARRYFYPLISDFPMYRGLPSAQRGNLPVAADAAARVLCLPIYPALSDASLERIVSLMAGAHA, encoded by the coding sequence ATGAGCGCACTGCCGCTGCGCGCCGTCGAACCGTGGATCGACGAGCGCATCTTTGTCACCCAACCGCATCTCGCGCCGCTCGCCGAATTCCTGCCTTATCTCGAGGCGATCTGGGAAAGCAAGGTGCTGACGAACGGCGGGCCGTTTCATCAGCAGCTCGAGAAGGCGCTGTGCGACTACCTCGGCGTGCGTCACCTCGCGCTCTTCACGAACGGCACGCTCGCGCTCGTCACGGCGCTTCAGGCGCTGCGCATCACGGGCGAAGTGATCACGACGCCGTATTCGTTCGTCGCGACCGCGCACTCGCTGCTGTGGAACGGGATCAAGCCGGTGTTCGTCGACATCGATCCGAGCACGCTGAATCTCGATCCCGCGAAGATCGAGGCGGCGATCACGCCGCAGACGACCGCGATCATGCCCGTGCACTGCTATGGCCGGCCGTGCGACGTCGCCGCGATCCAGAAAATCGCCGACAACTACAATCTGAAGGTGATCTATGACGCCGCGCATGCATTCGGCGTGAAGACGCCCGACGGCAGCGTGCTCGAGCACGGCGACATGTCGATCCTGAGCTTTCACGCGACGAAGGTGTTCAACACGTTCGAAGGCGGCGCGATCGTCTGCCCGGACGCGAAGACGAAGCAGCACATCGATCACCTGAAGAACTTCGGCTTCGTCGACGAAGTCACCGTCGTCGCGGCGGGAATCAACGGCAAGATGAGCGAGATCAACGCGGCATTCGGTCTGCTGCAGCTCAAGCACATCGACGATGCGCTCGCGCGCCGCGCGAAGATCGACGCCGCATACCGCGACGCGCTCGCCCGCGTGCCCGGCATCCGTTGCCTGCCGCCCGTCGACGCGCCGGTCGCGAATCATTCGTACTTCCCGATTCTCGTCGGCGACGACTACCCGATGAGTCGCGACGCGCTGTACCAGCGCCTGCGCGACCACCAGATCTACGCACGCCGCTATTTCTACCCGCTCATCTCCGATTTCCCGATGTATCGCGGGCTGCCGTCCGCGCAGCGCGGCAATCTGCCCGTCGCCGCCGACGCCGCCGCGCGCGTGCTGTGCCTGCCGATCTATCCGGCGCTGTCCGATGCATCGCTCGAGCGAATCGTATCGCTGATGGCGGGAGCGCATGCATGA
- a CDS encoding ketoacyl-ACP synthase III: MSTPHAVAGREIRLGGARLAGIVSCLPSREIDNDAFVARFGEGPVRDVVKMIGVERRRWAAEHETTSDLCRAAGAHLLRELDWRPDSVDAVIFVSQTPDYRLPGTSFVLQAAWGLPQASIALDVNLGCSGYPQALWLGTNLIATGAARRVLLAVGDTISKLVDPNDRSTSLLFGDAGTVTALEADGAAGDAHFVIGADGRGARNLIVPSGACRPYDAQADARLAQRSPGHLFMDGGEIFNFTLQGIPPLVAHTLAFANTSVDQYDAFLFHQANLFMLKHLAKKAGLPAERVPINIGTYGNTSCASIPLLMTTALQAQLAARPMRLAMFGFGVGYSWASASLAVEPLSVIDNIEL; this comes from the coding sequence GTGAGCACGCCGCACGCCGTCGCGGGACGTGAGATCCGCCTGGGCGGTGCCCGGCTCGCCGGCATCGTCTCGTGCCTGCCGTCGCGCGAGATCGACAACGATGCGTTCGTCGCACGCTTCGGCGAGGGACCGGTCAGGGACGTCGTCAAGATGATCGGCGTGGAGCGCCGCCGCTGGGCGGCCGAACACGAGACGACGAGCGATCTGTGCCGCGCGGCCGGCGCGCACCTGCTGCGCGAGCTCGACTGGCGGCCGGACAGCGTCGACGCCGTGATCTTCGTCTCGCAGACGCCCGACTACCGGCTACCCGGCACGTCGTTCGTGCTGCAGGCGGCATGGGGCTTGCCGCAGGCGAGCATCGCGCTCGACGTCAACCTCGGCTGCTCCGGCTATCCGCAGGCGCTGTGGCTCGGCACGAACCTGATCGCCACGGGCGCCGCGCGGCGCGTGCTGCTCGCCGTCGGCGATACGATCAGCAAGCTCGTCGATCCGAACGACCGGTCGACGAGCCTGCTGTTCGGCGACGCCGGCACCGTGACGGCGCTCGAAGCCGATGGCGCGGCGGGCGACGCGCACTTCGTGATCGGCGCGGACGGCCGCGGCGCGCGCAACCTGATCGTGCCGTCGGGCGCGTGCCGCCCATACGACGCGCAGGCCGACGCGCGCCTCGCGCAGCGCTCGCCCGGCCACCTGTTCATGGACGGCGGCGAGATATTCAATTTCACGCTGCAAGGCATTCCGCCGCTCGTCGCGCATACGCTCGCGTTCGCGAACACGAGCGTCGACCAGTACGACGCGTTCCTGTTTCATCAGGCGAACCTCTTCATGCTGAAGCATCTCGCGAAGAAAGCGGGGCTGCCCGCCGAGCGCGTGCCGATCAACATCGGCACATACGGCAATACGAGCTGCGCGTCCATTCCGCTACTGATGACGACCGCGCTGCAAGCGCAGCTCGCCGCGCGCCCGATGCGGCTCGCGATGTTCGGTTTCGGCGTCGGCTATTCGTGGGCGTCGGCATCGCTCGCCGTCGAACCGCTTTCCGTCATCGACAACATCGAGCTATGA
- a CDS encoding ketoacyl-ACP synthase III: MTPAAHPPRAAIADIAGHLPEQVLTNDVLAQLYPDWPTEKILAKTGIRERRIAAPRETAADLAYEAARKLFAQGAVGADQVDFVILCTQAPDYVLPTSACMLQHRLGIPTHAGALDVNLGCSGYVYGLSLAKGLVETGAARCVLLLTADTYSKYLHPLDKSVRTLFGDGASATAVIAEHGELERIGPFVFGTDGRGAPNLIVKAGLFREPKSADSAREHEDASGNVRTDEHLYMNGAEVMAFSLAEVPRAADRLLALAGEPRENIDCFVLHQANRFMLDALRKKMKIPEHKFPVLMEHCGNTVSSTLPLALETMRANGTLARGMRLMLLGFGVGYSWAGCLVNF; the protein is encoded by the coding sequence ATGACACCGGCCGCCCATCCGCCGCGCGCGGCGATCGCGGACATCGCCGGGCATCTGCCCGAGCAGGTGCTGACGAACGACGTCCTCGCGCAGCTCTATCCGGACTGGCCGACGGAGAAGATCCTCGCGAAGACGGGCATCCGCGAACGCCGCATCGCCGCTCCCCGCGAGACGGCCGCCGACCTCGCGTATGAAGCGGCGCGCAAGCTGTTCGCGCAAGGCGCCGTCGGCGCAGACCAGGTCGATTTCGTGATTCTCTGCACGCAGGCGCCCGACTACGTGCTGCCCACGTCCGCCTGCATGCTCCAGCATCGCCTCGGCATTCCGACGCACGCGGGGGCGCTCGACGTCAACCTCGGCTGCTCGGGTTACGTGTACGGGCTGTCGCTCGCGAAGGGGCTCGTCGAGACGGGCGCCGCGCGCTGCGTGCTGCTGCTCACGGCCGACACCTATTCGAAGTATCTGCACCCGCTCGACAAGAGCGTGCGCACGCTGTTCGGCGACGGCGCGAGCGCGACCGCCGTGATCGCCGAACACGGCGAGCTCGAGCGTATCGGCCCCTTCGTGTTCGGCACGGACGGCCGCGGCGCGCCGAACCTGATCGTGAAGGCGGGCCTCTTTCGCGAACCGAAGAGCGCCGACAGCGCGCGCGAGCACGAGGACGCATCGGGCAACGTGCGCACCGACGAGCATCTGTACATGAACGGCGCGGAGGTGATGGCGTTCTCGCTCGCCGAAGTGCCGCGCGCCGCCGACCGGCTGCTCGCGCTCGCGGGCGAGCCGCGCGAGAACATCGATTGCTTCGTGCTGCATCAGGCGAACCGCTTCATGCTCGATGCGCTGCGCAAGAAAATGAAGATCCCCGAACACAAATTCCCCGTGCTGATGGAGCACTGCGGCAATACCGTCTCGTCGACACTGCCGCTCGCGCTCGAGACGATGCGGGCAAACGGCACGCTCGCGCGCGGCATGCGTCTGATGCTGCTGGGATTCGGCGTCGGCTACTCCTGGGCCGGCTGCCTCGTGAACTTTTAG
- a CDS encoding acyl carrier protein → MNAFYEGLAEIFEIDASEVTPALALGEHNWDSLAIVSTIALADDCFGVLLNGQALGNCKTVADIDALVAAQKG, encoded by the coding sequence ATGAACGCATTCTACGAAGGCCTCGCGGAAATCTTCGAGATCGACGCGAGCGAAGTCACGCCCGCGCTCGCGCTCGGCGAGCACAACTGGGATTCGCTTGCGATCGTGTCGACGATCGCGCTCGCCGACGACTGCTTCGGCGTGCTGCTCAACGGCCAGGCGCTCGGCAACTGCAAGACGGTCGCCGATATCGACGCGCTCGTCGCGGCGCAAAAGGGCTGA
- a CDS encoding tetratricopeptide repeat protein yields MSESTTSDTLTPEQQFEEDIALVLKNAIELHHQGDFENARALYEAIVDAKPDHADAQYDLGVLKVQIGRAADALPHFEIALGGAPNNGQYWVSYVNALIDAGQIAAAWTALGLCQQRGVRGPAVDGLILRLAHSEEGKPAYIGTAAAAPEAAAPADAAANAAEPVRADARKPSEQDVRRFATLYNKRRMAEAIKFARALAQRYPGSGVAWKSLGFALHRDGQYGPACEALTKGAAMLPDDAECNTLYADTLRVLNRLADAEAQVRRVLDGTPDYAEAHRVLNMTLSARGRYQEAIEAGRRSVELAPNSVNAHGSLAVTLSDYGQTDEAEIHFRRAHELDPKDPMAYSNLLFCQSHKIDVSIRELFDAHRAFGELYEAPLRGATPKHANSRDPERRLRIGFVSGDLFLHAVSSYLLPLVDALAKDPSVSLHFYYTFAREDSVTERIRSYAQGWHMVMPLSDEQFAERVRHDRIDILVDLSGHSGRNRLPMFARKPAPIQVSWIGYPGTTGLEAIDYYLADPYAVPFGPMQAQFTEKIVHLSSGATFSPDGNAPPVNMLPALHNGHVSFGSFNRLNKLRGDVIAVWARIMRAVPGSRIVLGSIPKDGGGAAMIEWFEQEGIARERLSFQPRSVTAVYLQQHHHVDVCLDTFPYTGSTTALNALWMGVPTLTMRGETLPSRAGLTWMSHVGLESFIADDIDDFVAKGIALASDIPALARIRGELRERCMRSPAFQPQRVAQDVSDAFRIMWRRWCDGQPPAPFAVPPRDATTTVAGDRS; encoded by the coding sequence ATGTCCGAATCGACGACGTCCGACACCCTGACGCCCGAGCAACAGTTCGAGGAGGACATCGCGCTCGTCCTCAAGAACGCGATCGAGCTGCATCACCAAGGTGATTTCGAGAACGCGCGCGCGCTCTACGAAGCGATCGTCGACGCGAAGCCGGACCACGCCGACGCCCAATACGACCTCGGCGTGTTAAAGGTCCAGATCGGCCGGGCCGCCGACGCGCTGCCGCACTTCGAGATCGCGCTCGGCGGCGCGCCGAACAACGGCCAGTACTGGGTCAGCTATGTGAACGCGCTGATCGATGCCGGCCAGATCGCGGCGGCATGGACCGCGCTCGGGCTCTGCCAGCAGCGCGGCGTGCGCGGCCCGGCCGTCGACGGGCTGATCCTGCGGCTCGCGCATTCGGAGGAAGGCAAACCGGCCTATATCGGCACGGCGGCCGCGGCACCGGAAGCCGCGGCGCCGGCCGATGCCGCGGCGAACGCCGCGGAGCCCGTGCGCGCCGACGCGCGCAAGCCGTCCGAGCAGGATGTCCGGCGCTTCGCGACGCTCTACAACAAGCGGCGCATGGCGGAGGCGATCAAGTTCGCGCGCGCGCTCGCCCAGCGCTATCCGGGCAGCGGCGTCGCCTGGAAATCGCTCGGCTTCGCGCTCCATCGCGACGGCCAGTACGGGCCGGCCTGCGAAGCGCTGACCAAGGGCGCGGCGATGCTGCCCGACGATGCCGAATGCAACACGCTCTATGCGGACACGCTGCGCGTGCTGAACCGGCTCGCCGACGCCGAAGCTCAGGTGCGGCGTGTGCTCGACGGCACGCCCGATTATGCTGAAGCGCATCGCGTGCTGAACATGACGCTGAGCGCGCGCGGCCGCTACCAGGAAGCGATCGAGGCCGGCCGGCGCTCGGTCGAGCTCGCGCCGAACTCGGTGAACGCGCACGGCTCGCTCGCGGTGACCCTCAGCGACTACGGGCAGACCGACGAAGCCGAAATCCATTTCCGCCGCGCGCACGAACTCGATCCGAAGGATCCGATGGCGTACAGCAACCTGCTGTTCTGCCAGTCGCACAAAATCGACGTGTCGATCCGCGAGCTGTTCGACGCGCATCGCGCGTTCGGCGAGCTGTACGAAGCGCCGCTGCGCGGCGCGACGCCGAAACATGCGAACTCCCGCGATCCGGAACGCCGCCTGCGCATCGGATTCGTGTCGGGCGACCTGTTCCTGCACGCGGTGTCCTCCTATCTGCTGCCGCTCGTCGACGCGCTCGCGAAGGACCCGAGCGTGTCGCTGCACTTCTATTACACGTTCGCCCGCGAAGATTCGGTGACCGAGCGGATTCGCTCGTACGCGCAAGGCTGGCACATGGTGATGCCGCTCAGCGACGAGCAATTCGCCGAACGCGTGCGCCACGACAGGATCGACATCCTCGTCGACCTGTCAGGCCACAGCGGGCGCAACCGGCTGCCGATGTTCGCGCGCAAGCCCGCGCCGATCCAGGTGAGCTGGATCGGCTACCCCGGCACGACCGGGCTCGAGGCGATCGACTATTACCTCGCCGATCCGTATGCGGTGCCGTTCGGCCCGATGCAGGCGCAGTTCACCGAGAAGATCGTCCACCTGTCGTCGGGCGCGACGTTCTCGCCGGACGGCAACGCGCCGCCCGTCAACATGCTGCCCGCGCTACACAACGGCCACGTGAGCTTCGGCAGCTTCAACCGGCTCAACAAGCTGCGGGGCGACGTGATCGCCGTGTGGGCGCGCATCATGCGCGCGGTGCCCGGTTCGCGCATCGTGCTCGGCTCGATTCCGAAGGACGGCGGCGGGGCCGCGATGATCGAGTGGTTCGAGCAAGAAGGGATCGCGCGCGAGCGGCTGTCGTTCCAGCCACGCTCGGTCACGGCCGTCTATCTGCAGCAGCACCATCACGTCGACGTGTGCCTCGACACGTTCCCGTACACCGGCTCGACCACCGCGCTCAACGCGCTGTGGATGGGCGTGCCGACGCTGACGATGCGCGGCGAGACCTTGCCGAGCCGCGCCGGCCTCACATGGATGTCGCACGTCGGGCTCGAATCGTTCATCGCAGACGACATCGACGACTTCGTCGCCAAGGGCATCGCGCTCGCGTCCGACATCCCGGCGCTCGCGCGCATCCGCGGCGAGTTGCGCGAGCGCTGCATGCGCTCGCCAGCGTTCCAGCCGCAGCGCGTCGCGCAGGATGTGTCCGACGCCTTTCGCATCATGTGGCGCCGCTGGTGCGACGGCCAGCCGCCCGCCCCGTTCGCGGTGCCGCCGCGCGACGCAACGACAACCGTCGCAGGAGACCGCTCATGA